A genome region from Nocardia sp. NBC_00565 includes the following:
- the bluB gene encoding 5,6-dimethylbenzimidazole synthase, whose amino-acid sequence MSVYEAIRLRRDVRAEFTGDLVDDATMWRILDAAHRAPSVGNSQPWDFVVVREAATLRKFADHVAEKRIEFRDALPPERAATFEPIKIEGITESGTGIVVTYDHDRGGPQVLGRATVPETGIYSAVLAIQNLWLAATAEQVGVGWVSFYDAEFLADLVGLPDGIRTVAWLCVGPVHEFQQIPDLERFGWRTGRPLTDAIHHETYSPAPPPP is encoded by the coding sequence ATCAGTGTTTACGAGGCCATTCGGTTGCGGCGCGATGTGCGTGCGGAGTTCACCGGGGACCTCGTCGACGATGCGACGATGTGGCGGATTTTGGATGCCGCGCATCGGGCGCCCAGTGTTGGCAACTCGCAACCGTGGGACTTCGTGGTGGTGCGCGAGGCGGCGACGCTACGGAAGTTCGCCGATCATGTCGCCGAGAAGCGGATCGAATTCCGCGACGCACTGCCGCCGGAGCGGGCGGCGACCTTCGAGCCGATCAAGATCGAGGGCATCACCGAGAGCGGTACCGGCATCGTGGTCACCTATGACCACGACCGCGGCGGCCCGCAGGTGCTCGGCCGCGCCACCGTCCCCGAAACCGGCATCTATTCAGCGGTTCTCGCGATCCAGAACCTCTGGCTGGCCGCGACCGCCGAACAGGTCGGCGTCGGATGGGTCTCGTTCTACGACGCGGAATTCCTGGCCGACCTGGTCGGCCTCCCCGACGGCATCCGCACCGTCGCCTGGCTCTGCGTCGGCCCGGTTCACGAATTCCAGCAGATCCCCGACCTGGAACGTTTCGGCTGGCGCACCGGCCGCCCCCTGACCGACGCCATCCACCACGAAACCTACTCGCCCGCCCCTCCGCCCCCTTAG
- a CDS encoding helix-turn-helix domain-containing protein — translation MRLTMQSPSELSRQKRFGRIIKERRDELGLTQMQIGDLGGPSAPTIRKIEDGDATISTHTLNKLDAPLRWLPGSAARTYAGGEPTAGETAAHTASTGESIVSGPDSIRFELADLTGLLAAAGRLNDAVERGRTTEPHLVSAISDLNGVVSRLSARYATAMLERNGGPGRPLRPLVAMAFSHLLDVPAASSDPAELAERRYRRWLAGRAEDVDTATEARFRARWLAADPGAASIRNGKQ, via the coding sequence ATGAGGCTCACTATGCAAAGCCCTTCGGAGCTGTCGCGACAGAAGCGCTTCGGCCGCATCATCAAGGAACGCCGGGACGAACTCGGCCTCACACAGATGCAGATCGGCGATCTGGGCGGGCCCTCCGCGCCGACGATCCGGAAAATCGAAGACGGCGATGCGACGATCAGCACGCACACCCTGAACAAACTCGACGCGCCACTGCGCTGGCTGCCCGGCAGTGCGGCACGCACCTACGCGGGCGGCGAACCGACCGCGGGCGAAACCGCGGCACACACCGCGAGCACCGGCGAGTCGATCGTCTCCGGCCCCGACTCGATCCGCTTCGAGCTCGCGGATCTGACCGGCCTACTCGCCGCCGCCGGTCGGCTCAATGACGCGGTCGAGCGCGGTCGGACCACCGAACCCCATCTGGTGTCGGCGATTTCGGATCTCAACGGGGTCGTCTCCCGGCTGTCCGCGCGCTACGCCACCGCGATGCTGGAACGCAACGGCGGTCCGGGGCGGCCGCTGCGCCCCTTGGTCGCGATGGCGTTCTCCCATCTGCTCGATGTCCCCGCGGCGTCGAGCGATCCCGCCGAACTGGCGGAACGTCGGTATCGTCGCTGGCTGGCCGGGCGCGCCGAGGACGTGGACACCGCGACCGAGGCCCGATTCCGGGCACGCTGGCTGGCGGCCGATCCCGGCGCGGCATCGATTCGAAACGGTAAGCAGTAG
- the hpf gene encoding ribosome hibernation-promoting factor, HPF/YfiA family has translation MDDGTLEATDEPTADRPRAPRADVVVKGRNVEVPDHYRIYVAEKISRLERFDPSIFLFDVELFHERNRRQRKSCQRVEITARGKGPIVRAEACADSFYAALESVTAKLESRLRRTKDRRRVHYGDKTPVSVAEATADLVDESLFAPEHGTTTAAHDHPEVEGRRSAEPESPDYAAGPGHIVRTKVHTATPMSVDDALYQMELVGHDFFLFQDKETDRPSVVYRRHAFDYGLIRLA, from the coding sequence CTGGATGACGGCACCCTGGAAGCAACAGATGAACCCACAGCGGACCGACCTCGAGCGCCTCGCGCCGATGTCGTGGTGAAGGGCCGCAATGTCGAGGTTCCTGACCATTACCGAATTTATGTCGCGGAGAAAATCTCCCGTCTCGAACGCTTCGATCCGTCCATTTTCCTCTTCGATGTGGAGTTGTTCCACGAGCGCAACCGTCGTCAGCGCAAGAGCTGCCAGCGCGTCGAGATCACCGCGCGCGGCAAGGGGCCGATCGTCCGGGCCGAGGCCTGCGCGGACAGCTTCTACGCGGCGCTCGAATCGGTGACCGCGAAGCTGGAAAGCCGATTGCGCCGGACGAAGGATCGGCGCCGGGTGCACTACGGGGACAAGACTCCCGTGTCGGTCGCCGAGGCCACCGCCGATCTGGTCGATGAGTCTCTGTTCGCGCCGGAGCACGGGACAACGACCGCGGCGCACGACCATCCCGAGGTCGAGGGCCGACGGTCCGCCGAACCGGAATCTCCGGATTACGCGGCCGGTCCCGGCCATATCGTTCGAACCAAGGTCCACACCGCGACCCCGATGTCCGTCGACGACGCCCTCTATCAAATGGAGCTCGTCGGTCACGACTTCTTCCTCTTCCAAGACAAAGAGACCGACCGACCGTCGGTTGTCTATCGTCGGCACGCGTTCGACTACGGCCTGATCCGGCTAGCGTAG
- a CDS encoding ComF family protein has product MRTLLDLILPAACAGCGTAGVGWCAECAATVAGPPVRVRPRTDPGVPCWTLGPYAGPARRAVLAAKERGRRDLGEPLGLALAHGLGRLRDGERPLVLVPAPSRRAAARRRGGDPVSRMAHAAAGWLPDCRVVPMLRVWWGVRDSVGLTTNERQHNIRGRVVARPGPGAGPRISANTEVVLVDDVLTTGATARESVRALSRIEVPVCAVLVTCSA; this is encoded by the coding sequence ATGCGGACACTGCTGGACCTGATCCTGCCCGCGGCCTGTGCCGGATGCGGGACGGCCGGGGTCGGCTGGTGTGCGGAGTGTGCGGCGACCGTCGCCGGGCCACCGGTGCGGGTGCGGCCGCGCACCGATCCGGGCGTGCCGTGCTGGACGCTCGGGCCATATGCCGGTCCGGCGCGACGGGCGGTGCTCGCGGCGAAGGAACGCGGACGACGCGATCTGGGCGAGCCGCTGGGACTGGCGCTCGCGCACGGGCTGGGGCGGCTGCGCGATGGCGAGCGACCACTGGTGTTGGTGCCCGCGCCGAGTCGGCGGGCGGCGGCGCGGCGTCGCGGCGGGGATCCGGTATCGCGCATGGCGCACGCAGCGGCCGGGTGGCTGCCGGATTGCCGGGTGGTACCGATGTTGCGGGTGTGGTGGGGTGTGCGTGATTCGGTGGGCTTGACAACCAATGAGCGACAACACAATATCCGCGGTCGAGTAGTGGCCCGGCCCGGTCCAGGAGCCGGGCCGCGGATTTCGGCGAATACCGAGGTTGTGCTGGTCGACGACGTGCTGACGACCGGTGCGACCGCGCGCGAATCGGTCCGTGCGCTCAGCCGGATCGAAGTGCCGGTTTGTGCCGTGTTGGTGACGTGTTCGGCTTGA
- the lpqB gene encoding MtrAB system accessory lipoprotein LpqB, producing the protein MRSWFPKRVSLRPSVLGAVAVATLLVLTGCASLPESSAPQALGTINREPTSDGPPPPIAGRDPDLLLRDFLQATADPANRHLAARQYMTQSASAQWDDTAGTLIVDKADTLRESRSGDKATYVIRAHKVGELAADGAYRAIDAPLENKIEMTKVDGEWRIDELPDGVVMEQTAFAKSYRRYVLYFIDPSGTTVVPDLRWISVAKNQLTQRLLSLLSEGTQPALASVVRNELAPPVTVRGPITKPNNDDTDVGVGLGGVRIDFAGASALSPRDRELLAGQVVLTLAGAEILGPYMLLADGKPFDDRFAANGWSVADVEQLSPAVYARNQIGLHALRNGSLVQVTDSGMITPPGYFGAVNNLQSVALSPDGQLVAAVADAGRPPPEPPRTLMVGSYGGNAFPVAAGSTISRPSWNADGTAAWAVIDGERVIRAVNDRATATVSVQEVDTSALTTSPQGSALRLPITELRISRTGVRAALIADGRVYLAVVERRPDGKYALTSPLPLALTLSTRAVSLSWLTADTIVIAREGNVDPLSTVSIDGSQPNPQISQNLTAPVRVVSASPDAEYVGDSRAVLQLQYSEQSTDRFWREVPGLNGDNSVPVLPG; encoded by the coding sequence GTGCGTAGCTGGTTCCCGAAGCGCGTATCGCTGCGGCCGTCCGTGCTCGGCGCGGTCGCCGTCGCGACATTGCTGGTGCTCACCGGATGCGCGAGCCTGCCGGAGTCCTCGGCGCCGCAGGCGCTCGGCACCATCAATCGCGAACCCACCTCCGACGGTCCGCCGCCACCCATCGCCGGCCGCGATCCGGACCTGTTGCTGCGCGACTTCCTGCAGGCCACCGCGGATCCGGCGAACCGGCACCTGGCCGCACGCCAGTACATGACACAGTCGGCGTCGGCGCAGTGGGACGACACGGCGGGCACCCTGATCGTGGACAAGGCCGATACGCTGCGCGAGTCGCGCTCCGGCGATAAGGCGACCTACGTGATCCGGGCGCACAAGGTCGGCGAACTCGCTGCCGACGGCGCGTATCGAGCCATCGACGCGCCCCTGGAAAACAAGATCGAGATGACCAAGGTCGACGGCGAATGGCGCATCGATGAGCTGCCCGACGGCGTGGTGATGGAACAGACCGCGTTCGCCAAGTCCTATCGCCGCTACGTGCTGTACTTCATCGACCCCTCCGGCACCACCGTCGTACCGGATCTGCGCTGGATCTCGGTGGCCAAGAACCAGCTGACCCAGCGGCTGCTCAGCCTGCTCTCCGAGGGCACCCAGCCCGCGCTCGCCTCGGTGGTGCGCAATGAACTCGCGCCGCCGGTGACCGTGCGCGGCCCGATCACCAAGCCCAATAACGACGATACCGACGTCGGCGTCGGACTCGGCGGCGTGCGCATCGATTTCGCCGGTGCCTCCGCGCTGTCGCCGCGCGATAGGGAGCTCTTGGCCGGACAGGTGGTGCTCACGCTGGCGGGCGCCGAAATCCTCGGTCCGTACATGCTGTTGGCCGACGGTAAACCGTTCGACGATCGCTTCGCCGCCAACGGCTGGTCGGTCGCCGATGTCGAACAGCTGAGCCCGGCCGTCTACGCGCGCAACCAGATCGGGCTGCACGCCTTGCGCAACGGCTCGCTGGTGCAGGTCACCGATAGCGGCATGATCACCCCGCCCGGCTATTTCGGCGCGGTGAACAATCTGCAGTCGGTCGCACTGTCACCGGACGGTCAACTGGTCGCCGCCGTGGCCGACGCCGGTCGTCCGCCGCCGGAGCCGCCGCGCACCTTGATGGTCGGCAGCTATGGCGGCAATGCCTTTCCGGTCGCCGCGGGCTCGACCATCAGCAGGCCGTCCTGGAACGCCGACGGCACCGCCGCCTGGGCCGTCATCGATGGTGAACGGGTCATCCGCGCGGTCAACGATCGCGCCACCGCGACGGTCTCGGTCCAGGAGGTCGACACCTCAGCGCTGACGACCTCGCCCCAGGGGTCCGCGTTGCGGCTGCCCATCACCGAGTTGCGGATCTCCCGCACCGGGGTGCGGGCGGCGCTGATCGCCGACGGCAGGGTCTATCTCGCGGTGGTCGAGCGACGCCCGGACGGCAAGTACGCGCTCACCTCGCCGCTGCCACTCGCGCTGACGCTCAGCACCCGCGCGGTGTCGTTGAGTTGGCTCACCGCGGACACCATCGTCATTGCCAGGGAGGGCAATGTCGATCCGCTGTCGACTGTTTCGATCGACGGATCTCAGCCGAATCCGCAGATCAGCCAGAATCTGACCGCACCCGTCCGGGTGGTCAGCGCCTCCCCGGATGCCGAGTACGTCGGGGACTCCCGCGCCGTACTCCAACTCCAGTACAGCGAGCAGAGCACCGACCGCTTCTGGCGCGAGGTGCCGGGTCTCAACGGCGACAACTCGGTTCCAGTACTACCCGGCTGA
- the mtrB gene encoding MtrAB system histidine kinase MtrB, giving the protein MVQRLERSLAPVAAWLREVGSALGHVWRRSLQLRVIVSTLTLSLIVITILGVVLTSQITDRLIDAKINGAVEEMDRARNTVESQLAGVHDIGTQQQRLIDARNALSNRGGSGQSTGVAGSFDSALSLVGGTPQQQISTGPIQEVPEELRRFVARNQVSYQFATVADPDGYHGRSLIVGSPSAEIPTLQIYLIFPLANEERSLSLMRGTMMIGGIVLLVLLAAITALVTRQVVLPIRSAARIAGRFADGRLKERMLVRGEDDMARLAQAFNEMAESLSNQISELAEFGNLQRRFTSDVSHELRTPLTTVRMAADLIHGSSDDLDPALARSSELLVTELDRFEGLLNDLLEISRHDAGVAELQVESLDVRMCARAAISTVRHLAKESGVEVVIDMPEDPLVAEVDPRRVERVLRNLLANAIDHSEGKPVLIRMRGDVEANAVAVIVRDQGVGLRPGEEKLVFNRFWRSDPSRMRRSGGTGLGLSISVEDANLHEGKLEAWGEIGIGASFRLTLPLVRGKKLGASPLPLEPVLRRALPAPPVDTDPALEAKVTELAVVRIELNGAESTPVPRIETEPSAVDATDADATDADSNGVGSIGSAPTNGTVAAADPDAATDGDIVEPEQAGRGASGDTGDVQS; this is encoded by the coding sequence ATGGTGCAGCGTCTCGAACGATCCCTCGCGCCGGTGGCGGCTTGGCTCAGGGAGGTCGGCAGCGCACTCGGCCACGTTTGGCGGCGTTCGCTGCAATTGCGCGTCATCGTGTCCACACTCACCCTGTCGCTGATCGTCATCACGATTCTCGGTGTGGTGCTGACCAGTCAGATCACCGACCGGTTGATCGACGCGAAGATCAACGGCGCGGTCGAGGAGATGGATCGCGCCCGCAATACGGTGGAGAGTCAGCTCGCCGGCGTGCACGACATCGGCACCCAGCAGCAGCGTCTCATCGATGCGCGCAATGCGCTGTCCAACCGCGGCGGCTCCGGCCAATCCACCGGCGTCGCAGGCAGTTTCGACTCGGCGCTGAGCCTGGTCGGCGGTACTCCGCAGCAGCAGATCTCGACCGGGCCGATCCAGGAGGTGCCCGAGGAACTGCGCCGGTTCGTAGCGCGCAATCAGGTCAGCTACCAGTTCGCGACGGTTGCCGATCCGGACGGCTACCACGGCCGCTCGCTGATCGTCGGCAGCCCGAGCGCGGAGATCCCGACGCTGCAGATCTACCTGATCTTCCCGCTGGCCAATGAGGAGCGCAGCCTGTCGCTGATGCGCGGCACCATGATGATCGGCGGCATCGTGCTGCTGGTGCTGTTGGCCGCGATCACCGCGCTGGTCACCCGGCAGGTGGTGTTGCCGATCCGCTCCGCCGCGCGGATCGCGGGTCGCTTCGCCGACGGGCGGCTCAAGGAACGCATGCTGGTGCGCGGCGAGGACGATATGGCGCGGCTGGCCCAGGCCTTCAACGAGATGGCCGAGAGTCTGTCCAACCAGATCAGTGAGTTGGCGGAGTTCGGGAATCTGCAGCGCCGCTTCACCTCCGATGTCAGCCATGAGCTGCGGACCCCGCTGACCACCGTCCGAATGGCCGCGGACCTGATCCACGGCAGCAGCGACGATCTGGATCCGGCGCTGGCGCGCAGCTCCGAACTGCTGGTCACCGAACTTGACCGGTTCGAGGGTCTGCTCAACGATCTGCTCGAGATCAGCCGCCACGACGCCGGTGTGGCCGAACTGCAGGTCGAATCGCTCGACGTGCGGATGTGCGCGCGGGCGGCGATCTCCACCGTGCGGCATCTGGCCAAGGAATCCGGTGTCGAGGTCGTCATCGATATGCCGGAGGATCCGCTGGTCGCCGAGGTCGATCCGCGGCGGGTGGAGCGGGTGCTGCGCAATCTGCTCGCCAACGCCATCGACCACAGCGAGGGCAAGCCGGTGCTGATCCGGATGCGCGGCGATGTCGAGGCCAATGCGGTCGCGGTGATCGTGCGCGACCAGGGCGTCGGCCTGCGGCCCGGTGAGGAGAAACTGGTCTTCAACCGGTTCTGGCGTTCGGATCCGTCGCGGATGCGGCGTTCCGGCGGTACCGGCCTCGGTCTATCGATCAGCGTCGAGGACGCGAATCTGCACGAGGGCAAGCTCGAGGCGTGGGGTGAAATCGGTATCGGCGCGAGCTTCCGGCTGACCCTGCCGCTGGTGCGCGGCAAGAAGTTGGGCGCGAGCCCGCTGCCGCTGGAACCGGTGCTGCGCAGGGCGTTGCCCGCGCCACCGGTCGACACGGACCCGGCCCTCGAGGCGAAGGTCACGGAGTTGGCGGTGGTTCGCATCGAGCTGAACGGCGCCGAGTCGACCCCGGTCCCGCGGATCGAAACCGAGCCGAGTGCCGTCGATGCGACGGACGCGGATGCCACCGACGCCGACTCGAACGGCGTCGGCTCGATCGGGTCCGCACCCACCAATGGCACGGTGGCGGCGGCCGATCCGGATGCCGCCACCGACGGCGACATCGTCGAACCAGAGCAGGCCGGGCGCGGCGCGTCCGGTGACACCGGGGACGTACAGTCATGA
- the mtrA gene encoding MtrAB system response regulator MtrA, translating to MKPKILVVDDDMALAEMLTIVLRGEGFDPHVVGDGTQALAAVRELRPDLVLLDLMLPGMNGIDVCRVLRADSGVPIVMLTAKTDTVDVVLGLESGADDYIVKPFKPKELVARVRARLRRTEEEPAELLSIADIVIDVPAHKVTRGGAQISLTPLEFDLLVALARKPRQVFTREVLLEQVWGYRHAADTRLVNVHVQRLRAKVEKDPENPEIVLTVRGVGYKAGPP from the coding sequence ATGAAGCCGAAGATTCTGGTCGTCGACGACGATATGGCACTCGCTGAGATGCTCACGATCGTCTTGCGCGGGGAAGGGTTCGACCCGCATGTGGTCGGCGACGGCACGCAGGCGCTAGCGGCGGTTCGTGAGCTCCGCCCCGATCTGGTGTTGCTGGACCTGATGCTGCCCGGTATGAACGGTATCGACGTATGCCGGGTGCTGCGGGCCGACTCCGGAGTTCCGATCGTCATGCTGACGGCGAAGACCGATACGGTCGACGTCGTGCTCGGTCTGGAGTCCGGGGCCGACGATTACATCGTCAAGCCCTTCAAGCCGAAGGAACTCGTCGCCCGGGTGCGTGCCCGCCTGCGCCGCACCGAGGAGGAGCCGGCGGAGCTGCTCTCCATCGCCGATATCGTCATCGATGTGCCCGCGCACAAGGTGACCCGCGGTGGCGCGCAGATCTCGCTGACGCCGCTGGAGTTCGATCTGCTGGTCGCGCTGGCCCGCAAGCCGCGCCAGGTCTTCACCCGTGAGGTGCTGCTCGAGCAGGTCTGGGGCTATCGGCACGCGGCCGACACCCGGCTGGTGAACGTGCACGTGCAGCGGCTGCGCGCGAAGGTGGAGAAGGATCCCGAGAACCCGGAGATCGTGCTGACCGTCCGCGGGGTTGGTTACAAGGCCGGACCACCGTGA
- a CDS encoding dTMP kinase, whose translation MSVLIAVEGLDGAGKRTLIDGVVADLRARGLRVDTLAFPRYDRSVHADLAAEALRGAHGDLAASVSAMALLFALDRADARDGLSKLLADNDIVILDRYVASNAAYSAARSSQAADGEIVDWVGELEFDRFAVPVPALQVLLDVPTEVAAERARKRGELDASRALDAYERDGGLQNRTAAVYRELAERDWRSPWWVFRSDDDPASLAARIAEIVAR comes from the coding sequence ATGAGCGTGTTGATTGCGGTCGAAGGGCTCGACGGTGCCGGGAAGCGGACGCTGATCGACGGCGTCGTCGCGGACCTGCGCGCCCGGGGGCTGCGGGTGGACACACTCGCCTTTCCACGCTACGACCGGTCGGTGCATGCCGATCTGGCCGCCGAGGCATTGCGCGGCGCACACGGCGATCTGGCCGCCTCGGTGAGCGCGATGGCGTTGCTGTTCGCGCTCGATCGGGCCGATGCCCGAGACGGGCTGTCGAAGTTGTTGGCGGACAACGACATCGTCATCCTGGACCGCTACGTCGCCTCCAACGCGGCCTACAGCGCGGCCCGGTCGAGTCAGGCCGCGGACGGCGAAATCGTCGACTGGGTAGGCGAATTGGAGTTCGATCGGTTCGCCGTGCCGGTGCCCGCCCTGCAGGTGTTGCTGGATGTGCCGACAGAGGTCGCGGCCGAGCGCGCGCGCAAGCGCGGCGAGTTGGACGCGAGCCGGGCACTTGACGCCTACGAACGTGATGGCGGACTGCAGAATCGGACCGCGGCGGTGTACCGTGAGCTGGCCGAACGGGACTGGCGCAGCCCGTGGTGGGTATTCCGATCCGATGACGATCCAGCATCGTTGGCCGCGCGAATTGCCGAAATTGTTGCCCGATAA
- the ahcY gene encoding adenosylhomocysteinase: MTTSELPARTSLTADVRNGIEYKVADLALAEFGRKEIRLAEHEMPGLMALRREYAEVLPLRGARISGSLHMTIQTAVLIETLTALGAEVRWASCNIFSTQDHAAAAIVVGPHGTVDEPKGTPVFAWKGETLEEYWWAAEQMLTWPGEPANMILDDGGDATMLVLRGAQFEKAGLVPPEDEDHSAEYKVFLNLLRERFETDKTKWGKIAESVQGVTEETTTGVLRLYQFAAAGELVFPAINVNDSVTKSKFDNKYGTRHSLIDGINRGTDVLIGGKKVLICGYGDVGKGCAESLAGQGARVQVTEIDPINALQALMDGYDVVTVEDAIGNADIVITSTGNKDIITLAHMKAMKDQAILGNIGHFDNEIDMAALERSGATKLNIKPQVDLWTFKESGKSIIVLSEGRLLNLGNATGHPSFVMSNSFSNQVIAQIELWTKPDEYDNEVYRLPKHLDEKVARIHVEALGGTLTKLTKDQAEYIGVDVEGPYKPDHYRY; encoded by the coding sequence ATGACGACCTCAGAACTTCCCGCACGCACGTCCCTGACCGCCGATGTCCGCAACGGCATCGAGTACAAGGTGGCGGACCTGGCGCTGGCCGAATTCGGCCGCAAGGAGATCCGCCTCGCCGAGCACGAGATGCCCGGCCTGATGGCACTGCGCCGCGAGTACGCGGAGGTGCTGCCGCTGCGGGGCGCGCGCATCTCCGGTTCGCTGCACATGACCATCCAGACCGCGGTGCTCATCGAGACCCTGACCGCGCTGGGCGCGGAGGTGCGGTGGGCCTCGTGCAACATCTTCTCCACCCAGGACCATGCCGCCGCGGCCATCGTCGTCGGCCCGCACGGCACCGTGGACGAGCCCAAGGGCACCCCGGTCTTCGCCTGGAAGGGCGAGACCCTGGAGGAGTACTGGTGGGCCGCCGAGCAGATGCTGACCTGGCCGGGCGAGCCCGCCAACATGATCCTCGACGACGGCGGCGACGCCACCATGCTCGTGCTGCGCGGCGCGCAGTTCGAGAAGGCGGGCCTGGTGCCGCCGGAGGACGAGGATCATTCGGCCGAGTACAAGGTCTTCCTGAACCTGCTGCGCGAGCGCTTCGAGACCGATAAGACCAAATGGGGCAAGATCGCCGAATCGGTCCAGGGCGTCACCGAGGAGACCACCACCGGTGTGCTGCGGCTGTACCAGTTCGCGGCCGCGGGCGAGTTGGTGTTCCCGGCGATCAACGTCAACGACTCGGTCACCAAGTCCAAGTTCGACAACAAGTACGGCACCCGCCACTCGCTGATCGACGGAATCAACCGGGGCACCGACGTATTGATCGGTGGCAAGAAGGTGTTGATCTGCGGCTACGGCGATGTCGGCAAGGGTTGCGCGGAATCGCTTGCGGGACAGGGCGCCCGGGTGCAGGTCACCGAGATCGACCCGATCAACGCGCTGCAGGCGCTGATGGACGGCTACGACGTCGTCACTGTGGAAGACGCGATCGGCAACGCCGACATCGTGATCACCTCGACCGGCAACAAGGACATCATCACCCTCGCGCACATGAAGGCGATGAAGGACCAGGCCATCCTCGGCAATATCGGTCACTTCGACAACGAGATCGATATGGCGGCGCTGGAGCGTTCCGGCGCAACGAAATTGAATATCAAGCCGCAGGTCGACCTGTGGACGTTCAAGGAGTCCGGCAAGTCGATCATCGTGCTCTCCGAGGGCCGGCTGCTCAATCTCGGCAATGCGACCGGACATCCGTCGTTCGTGATGTCGAACAGCTTCTCCAACCAGGTGATCGCGCAGATCGAACTGTGGACCAAGCCGGACGAGTACGACAACGAGGTCTACCGCCTGCCGAAGCATTTGGACGAGAAGGTTGCTCGCATCCACGTCGAGGCGCTCGGCGGCACCCTGACCAAGCTCACCAAGGATCAGGCCGAGTACATCGGCGTCGACGTCGAGGGCCCGTACAAGCCCGACCACTACCGCTACTGA
- a CDS encoding alkane 1-monooxygenase, whose translation MPSQLVLRTGAPVFWWIGPVIILIAIPLLDWIVGEDGTNPRDEDYELLSNDRYYRWCTYLFLPIQLTGLGIAAYMWAGEELRVVDKVGLAVTLGFVSGIGINAAHELGHRAEHLERWLAKIALAQSGYGHFFVEHNRGHHARVATPADPASARMGESLWEFLPRTISGGIRSAVSLERERLTRKGLRWFSVHNHILQAWAMSAALFGTLLAVFGWHILPYLVVQAALGIALLETVNYVEHYGLLRARRPNGQYVRCSPRDSWNSDHLVTNIFLFHLQRHSDHHANPGRRYQTLRSSMQAPQLPAGYLSMIVFAAIPPLWRAIMDHRVLAHYGGDITLANIQPRKRRRILMTYGVTA comes from the coding sequence TTGCCCTCGCAACTCGTCCTGCGGACCGGCGCCCCCGTCTTCTGGTGGATCGGGCCGGTCATCATTTTGATCGCGATCCCGTTGCTGGACTGGATAGTCGGCGAGGACGGCACCAATCCGCGCGACGAGGATTACGAGTTGCTGTCCAACGACCGCTACTACCGGTGGTGCACCTATCTGTTCCTCCCGATCCAGCTGACCGGCCTGGGGATCGCCGCCTACATGTGGGCGGGCGAAGAGTTGCGCGTGGTCGACAAAGTGGGACTCGCGGTCACTCTCGGGTTCGTCAGCGGTATCGGCATCAACGCGGCGCATGAACTGGGGCATCGGGCCGAGCATCTCGAGCGTTGGCTGGCCAAGATCGCACTGGCACAGTCCGGATACGGGCACTTCTTCGTCGAGCACAACCGTGGCCACCATGCCCGGGTGGCGACGCCGGCGGATCCGGCCAGTGCCCGGATGGGCGAGTCGCTGTGGGAGTTCTTGCCGCGCACCATTTCCGGTGGTATCCGCTCGGCGGTGTCGCTGGAACGTGAGCGGCTGACGCGCAAGGGCCTCCGCTGGTTCAGCGTGCACAACCACATCTTGCAGGCATGGGCGATGAGTGCGGCGTTGTTCGGCACCCTGCTCGCAGTGTTCGGTTGGCACATACTGCCGTATTTGGTGGTGCAGGCAGCGCTCGGTATCGCACTGCTGGAGACGGTGAACTACGTCGAGCACTACGGGCTGCTGCGGGCGCGTCGACCCAACGGTCAGTACGTGCGCTGCTCGCCGCGCGACAGCTGGAACAGCGACCATCTCGTCACCAATATCTTCCTGTTCCACCTGCAGCGACACAGCGACCACCACGCGAATCCAGGCCGCCGCTACCAGACCCTGCGTAGTTCGATGCAGGCGCCGCAACTGCCCGCCGGTTACCTCAGCATGATCGTGTTCGCGGCCATCCCACCGCTGTGGCGCGCCATCATGGATCACCGCGTGCTGGCCCATTACGGCGGCGACATCACCCTTGCGAATATCCAGCCGCGTAAGCGCCGTCGGATCCTGATGACCTACGGTGTGACCGCGTAG